A genomic window from Archocentrus centrarchus isolate MPI-CPG fArcCen1 chromosome 2, fArcCen1, whole genome shotgun sequence includes:
- the LOC115794780 gene encoding indian hedgehog B protein-like, whose product MLLPTLVTCLAGCAFLLSPVSEGCGPGRGYGKRRPPRKLVPLAYKQFTPNVGEKTLGASGRYEGKITRNSERFKELTPNYNPDIIFKDEENTGADRLMTQRCKDRLNSLAISVMNLWPGVRLRVTEGWDEDGHHSEESLHYEGRAVDITTSDRDRNKYAMLARLAVEAGFDWVYYESKYHIHCSVKSDHSVAAKSGGCFPGDALVTLESGSQKSVGDLQPGERVLASSGSDGSGELVFSEVLAFLDRDPVTLRLFFTLLTEAGAQLSLTAAHLIFVSEGNCSEGAVPARGALRAVYASDAQPGQCVLVSEGKAGQKHRQGRLSRISRVTVREMRGVFAPLTQQGTVVVDGVVASCYAVVDQHSLAHWAFAPLRMLHSWTGSTGHHSDGIHWYSRILHWLGRNLLDSGHFHPLGMVQDSR is encoded by the exons ATGCTGCTCCCGACGCTGGTGACGTGCCTCGCCGGGTGCGCTTTTCTCCTGTCGCCGGTCAGCGAGGGCTGCGGACCTGGTAGAGGCTATGGCAAGAGGCGGCCACCGCGGAAACTGGTCCCTCTCGCCTACAAGCAGTTCACCCCCAACGTGGGCGAGAAAACATTAGGAGCCAGCGGGAGATACGAAGGGAAAATAACCCGGAACTCTGAGCGCTTCAAGGAGCTCACCCCCAACTACAACCCCGACATCATCTTCAAGGATGAGGAGAACACAGGTGCAGACCGCCTGATGACGCAG CGCTGCAAAGACAGGCTGAACTCTCTGGCCATTTCGGTGATGAACCTCTGGCCTGGGGTCCGGCTGCGAGTCACCGAGGGCTGGGACGAGGACGGCCACCACTCGGAGGAGTCGCTGCACTACGAGGGCCGGGCAGTGGACATCACCACGTCGGACCGGGACAGGAACAAGTATGCCATGTTGGCACGGCTGGCAGTGGAGGCCGGATTTGACTGGGTCTACTATGAGTCCAAATATCACATCCACTGCAGCGTCAAGTCAG aCCACTCAGTGGCAGCTAAATCTGGAGGTTGTTTCCCTGGTGACGCCTTGGTTACGCTAGAAAGCGGCAGTCAGAAATCCGTCGGCGACCTGCAACCTGGTGAGCGAGTCCTGGCCTCATCGGGCAGCGATGGCAGCGGGGAGCTGGTGTTCAGTGAGGTCCTGGCCTTCCTCGATCGGGACCCCGTGACCCTGAGACTCTTCTTCACGCTGCTGACTGAAGCCGGGGCTCAGCTCTCGCTCACTGCTGCCCACCTGATATTTGTATCTGAAGGGAACTGCTCAGAAGGGGCGGTGCCAGCCCGCGGCGCCCTCAGGGCTGTGTACGCCAGTGATGCCCAGCCAGGACAGTGTGTGCTGGTGTCAGAGGGTAAAGCGGGACAGAAGCACAGGCAGGGACGTCTGTCCCGGATCAGCCGGGTGACGGTGAGGGAGATGAGGGGCGTGTTTGCGCCGTTGACCCAGCAGGGGACGGTGGTGGTGGACGGGGTGGTGGCATCCTGCTACGCCGTGGTGGACCAGCATTCCCTGGCTCACTGGGCCTTCGCCCCACTCaggatgctgcacagctggaCTGGGAGTACTGGTCACCACAGTGACGGGATCCACTGGTACTCACGGATTTTACACTGGCTGGGGAGGAATTTGTTGGACTCGGGGCACTTCCACCCGCTGGGCATGGTTCAAGACAGCAGGTGA